The nucleotide sequence GCCGAGCGCTCTCGCGTCGCTCGCGCCGCCGTTAGCCGTCAGCACCCAAGGGCCATCTTCCGTGATGGCTACGGTGTGCTCGAAATGTGCCGCCAGACACCCGTTCTCAGTGGAAGCCGTCCAACCGTCGTCTGCGATGACGACGCGAGCGCGCCGCTGAGCCACCATGGGCTCGATCGCCAGTACGAGGCCGGGACGGAGTACGGGCCCCGTGCCGACACGACCGAAGTTGGGCACTTCCGGTCCCTCGTGGAACTCCCGGCCGATGCCGTGCCCCACGAACTCGCGGACTACCCAGAAACCTGCCGCCTCGACGACGCCCTGAATGGCCGCGGAAACGTCGCCCAAGCGGTTGCCGGCCTGCGCCGCCGCGATGCCGGCGGTCAACGACCGTTCCGTCACCTCGAGGAGCCTGCCTGCATCGACCGAGACGGTGCCGACCGGGTAGGTGCGCGCCATGTCGGCGGCGTAACCGCGGTAGAACGTCCCGATGTCGATCGAGATTATGTCGCCGTCCCGGAGGGGCCTGTCGTCGGGGAACCCGTGAACGACCACCTCGTTGGGGCTGGCGCAGATCGTGGCCGGGAAGCCGTTGTAGCCTTTGAAAGCGGGCTTCCCGCCGCGTGAGAGGATAGCATCTTCGGCCAGCGCGTTCAACTCGCGCGTGGTGACGCCGGGCGCCACGGCGGCCTCCACCACGGCGAGCGCCTCGCGGTTGATGACCGCGGCCTCCGCCATGATGTCGAGCTCCGCCGGGCGCTTGATGATCACTTGGACCGGCTTCCGAGGGCGGCGGCGATGCGCGCCGCGACGGCGGCGGTGGTGCCCACGCCATCGACGCTCACGTGCTTGCCCTTTCGCTCGTAATGGTCGACGAGCGGCGCGGTCTGCTCGCGGTAGACGGCCATGCGGCGCCGGATGGTCGCCTCGTTGTCGTCGGAGCGGCCCTCGGCCTCGGCGCGACCCAGCAGGCGCCTCACGAGTTCGGCGTCGTCGACCACCAGCTCGATGGCGGCGTCGACCTGGCTGTCGTAGCCGGCCAGCAGGTCGTCGAGCGCCTCCGCCTGGCCCGGCGTCCGGGGGAACCCATCGAGCAGGACCCGCACGGGCTCCATGGCGTCGAGCTCTGCCGCGACCATGCCGATGATGATGTCGTCGGAGACGAGCCCGCCTTCGTCCATCACGCGCTTGGCCTTCACGCCCAGCTCGGTGCCGTCACGCACGTGCGAGCGGAGCATGTCGCCGGTCGACAGCTTGCGCAGACCTCGGGCCTCGGCGAGGAGGTTCGCCTGCGTGCCCTTGCCCGCGCCGGGTGGGCCCATGAGCAACACGACCTCGGCGCCGTTCGCGCCAGTGCCTTGCGCGCTCACCTAGAAGCGCCTCCCGCGGCCGCGTATGCGACCCTTGGAGACGAAGCCCTCGTAGTGGCGCATCATCAGCTGCGACTCGAGCTGGCGCAGGGTGTCGAGCGCCACGCCGACCATGATGAGGAGGCCGGTGCCCGAGAACGCGAGCGAGAGCTGCTGCTGGCCCGTGAGCCAGGAGAAGGTCTGCGGCAGCGCGTTGACGAGGCCGAGGAAGAGCGCCCCCCACAGCGTGATGCGGTTGGTGATGCGGGTCAGGTGCTCGGTCGTCTGCTGCCCGGGGCGCACGCCGGGCACGAAGCCGCCGTACTCGCGCAGGTTCTCGCTGATGCGGCGCGGGTCGAACGAGATCTGGGTGTAGAAGTAGGTGAAGCCCACGATGAGCAGGGTGCTGAGGATGATGCCCTGCCACACGGACGGGTTGAACCAGGCGCCGAGCGCCTGGAGCCAGGCGATCTCCGGGAACGCCCCGATGAGGGTCTGGGGCAGCACGAGGATGGCGACGGCGAAGATGATGGGGATCACGCCGGCGGCGTTGACGCGCAGCGGGATGTAGGTGGTCTGACCGCCCATCACCTTGCGCCCGACGACCTTGCGGGCGTACTGCACCGGGATGCGCCGCTCCGCCTGCTGCACGAGCACCATGCCCGCGATCGACACGATGAGGAGCACGAAGTAGAAGAGGAGCCCGAACACGTTGGACTCACCGGCGCCGATGAGGGCGAACTGCTGCCCGAGGGCGCCCGGGAACGACGCCACGATCCCCGCGTAGATGATCAACGAGATGCCGTTGCCGATGCCGTACTCCGTGATCTTCTCACCGAGCCACATGACGACCGTGATGCCGGCCACCTGGGTGACGAGCACGACGAACCAGAAGAACGGACCGTTCGACCAGCCGACCTTGAGGGCGCCGGACGGGCCGATCAGGGCGATGGCCAGGAACAGCGCCTGGATGGCGCCGAGCGCCGTGGCGCCCCAGCGCGTGTACTGGGTGATCTTGCGCCGCCCCTCCTCGCCCTCCTTGGAGAGCTTCTCGAGGGGCGGGTAGGTGCTCTGCAGCAGCTGGATGATGATGCTGGCCGTGATGTAGGGGATCACGCCGAGCGCCGCGATCGAGAAGACCTCGAAGTTGCCGCCCGAGATGAAGTTGAGGAGCGAGAACACCCCGCCACCGAACCCGCCCGCCTTCAACGTGGCGATGTCGATCCCCGGCGTGGGGATGTGGACCATCAGGCGGTAGGCGGCGAGGAGTCCGATGGTGACGAGCAGCTTGGCCCGCAAGTCCGGGATGACCAGAGCATTGCGAAAGGCCTTCAGCATGCTTAGGCTCCCTCGGCCGGCGCCGCGGGGAGCACGACCTTGCCCCCGGCGGCTTCCACGGCGGCCAGAGCCCCCTTGGAGGCCGCATCGACCGTGATGACGAGGCCCGTGACGGTCAGCTCACCGTCGGCGAGGAGCTTGATGGGGTGGTCGGCGCGCCTGACCAGGCCGGCGGCGACGAGTTCGGCCGCGCCGACCTCGGCGCCGGCCGCGAAGCCGCCCAGGTCACGCACGTTGACGAGCTGCAGCGGCTCCTTGACGCGCGTGAAGCCGCGCTTGGGGAGGCGCATGATGAGGCGCGAGCGCCCGCCTTCCCAACCGGCACCCTGGCTGAAGCCGGAGCGGCTGGTCTGCCCCTTCTGGCCGCGGCCGGCGGTCTTGCCGCGTCCGCTGCCGACGCCGCGCCCCAGGCGCTTGCGGTCCTTCGTCGAGCCGGGCGCGGGCTTGAGTTCGTTCAGCTTCACCGCTTCTCGTTCCCTTCGATGACGAGCAGGTGCTTGACCCGCTCGACCATCCCGCGAGTCGATTCGTTGTCGACCACCTCGCGCACGTCACCGATCTTCTTCAGCCCGAGGGCGTTGACGGTGCCGCGCTGCCGCTTGGTGGTGCCGATGAGGCTGCGGACGAGCTTGAGTCTCATTCGGCGCTCTCCCGCACGCGCTTGGCCTCGTCGTAGGTGCGGAGCTGCTTGAGGCCGTCGATGACGGCGTAGGCGACGTTCGTCTGGTTGCGGCTGCCGAGTTCCTTCGTGAGGAGGTTGCTGTAGCCGGCCAGCTCGACGATGGCGCGCGGCACGCTCCCGGCGATGACGCCGGTGCCGGCGCCCGCGGGCTTGAGCATCACGCGGCTGGTGCCGTGCTCGCCCAGCACCTCGTGGGGGATGGTGCCCGGGTCCTGGATGGGCACGTCGATGACGTTGCGGCGGGCAACGTGCTGGCCCTTCTGGACCGCCACCGGCACCTCGCGCGCCTTGCCGAGGCCCACCCCGACGCGCCCGTTGCGGTCGCCGATGACGACCATTGCGCCGAACCGGAAGCGCCGGCCACCCTTGTAGGTCTTGGCGGTGCGGCGGATGAAGATGACCTTGTCTTCGAAGTCGGTGTCAGCCATCAGAACTCGAGGCCTCCTTCACGGGCCCCTTCGGCCAGGGCCTTGACGCGACCGTGGTACCGGAAGGAACCGCGGTCGAAGACGACGCTCTTGACCCCCGCGGCGAGGGCGCGCTCCGCCAGCGCCTTGCCGACGGCGGCGGCCTGCTCGGTCTTGCTGCCGGCCGGCGTGAGCGTCTTGCTGTTGGCCTCTGCGACGGTGGTGCCGTGCTCGTCGTCGATGACCTGGGCGTAGATGTGCTTGGCGCTGCGGAACACGGACAGCCGGAGCCTCCCGGTCTCGACCGGGCGGCGCAGGCGCCGGCGGGTGCGGTTGGCGCGACGTTCCTTGCGTGCGGTTATGGCGTTCATGCTCATTCCTATACCTGCCCGGATCAGCGAGCCGCGGACTTACCGGGCTTGAGACGGACGGTTTCGCCGGCGTACCTGACACCCTTGCCGTGGTACGAGTCCGGCGGCCGGAGCGCGCGGATGTTGGCGGCGACCTGGCCGACGAGCTGCTTGTCGATGCCGCTGACGGTGATGCGGGTGGGCTCGGTGGCCTGGATGGTGATGCCGGCGGGCGCCTCGACCACCACCGGGTGCGAGAAGCCGAGCGTCAGCTCGAGGTTGCTGCCCTTGTTAGCGCAGCGGAAGCCCACGCCGTGGATCTCGAGCTTCTTCTCGTAGCCCTGGGTGACGCCGGTGACGGCGTTGGCGATCAGGGTGCGCGCCAGGCCGTGCTGCGCGCGGTCGTCGCGGTTGTCGGTCGGCCGCACGACGTTGAGGGTGCCGCCCTCCTCCTTCAGCTCCATGCGGGGGCTGAAGACCACCTCGAGGCTACCCTTGGGGCCCTTGACTGCGACCTTGCCGGGCGCCTGGAGCTTCGTCTCGACGCCCTTGGGGAGGGCGATGGGTGAGCGTCCGATGCGCGACATCACCACACCTCGCAGACGATCTCGCCGCCGACGTTGGTGCGGCGCGCCTCGCGGTCGGCGAGCAGGCCCTTCGAGGTGGAGATGACGGCGAGGCCCAGCCCGCCGCGGACGACGGGCACGTGCTCGGCCTTGGCGTAGGCGCGGCGGCCGGGGGTGGAAACGCGCTTGAGGGAGTGGATGACCGGCGCGCGCTTGTGGCCGTACTTGAGGCCGATGCGCAGGTAGGGCTTGCCCTCCTTGTCGACCTCTTCGATCGACTTGAGGTAGCCCTCGGTCACGAGGAGCCGGCCGAGGGCCAGCTTGAACTTGCTCGCCGGCACGTCGACGCTCGCCTCGGCCTTGGCCACGGCGTTGCGGATGCGCGTGAGCATGTCTGCGATTGGATCCGTCTGCATTTACCTTCCTCCGTGGGGGCGGTTTCAGCGCGTGCGCGCCGACCTCTTCCCCGCTACTGCTTCGTCTCGCTTAGCTACTGCCGGCTGCGGTGGGCGCGGCGCGCGCCTCACCAGCTCGACTTGACGACGCCGGGCAGGTGCCCGAGGTGCGCCATCTCGCGCATGCAGATGCGGCAGACGCCGAAGTCGCGCAGGTAGCCGCGCGAACGGCCGCAGCGCGAGCAGCGGTTGCCGGCGCGGGCGCTGAACTTGGGGGTGCGCTTGGACTTGGCGATGTGAGCCTTCGTGGCCACTTGTCCTCCTTCCTTACTTGCGGAACGGCATGCCGAGGAGTTCGAGGAGCGAGCGCGCCTCCTCGTCGGTCTTGGCCGTCGTGACGATGGTGACGTCGAAACCGCGGGTGGCGTCGACCTGCTCGTAGCTGATCTCGGGGAACACCATCTGCTCGCGGATGCCGAGGCTGTAGTTGCCGCGGCCGTCGAAGCTGCTGGTGGGGACGCCGCGGAAGTCGCGGACGCGGGGGAGCGCGACGTTGATGAGCCGGTCGAGGAACGCCCACATGCGCACGCCGCGCAGCGTGACGCGCAGACCGACGGGCATGCCGGCGCGGACCTTGAAGTTGGAGACCGACTTCTTGGCGCGCGTGACGGCGGGCCGCTGCAGCGTGATGGCGGCGATCTCGCGGGAGGCCTTCTCGATGACCTTCGAGTCCTCGCGCGCCTCGCCGACGCCCATGTTCACCACGATCTTCTCGACCCGCGGGATGGCCATGGGGTTGCTGTAGCCGTGGCGCTCCGCCAGCTGCGGCTGGATGGCGGCGTACCGCTTCTTGATGGGGAGTTCGATCTTCTGTATGGTCATCACTCGTCCAACTGGCTGCCGCTCTTGACGGCGACGCGCACCTTGCGCCCGTCGTCGAGCCGGCGGTAACTGATGCGGGTCGGGACGCCCGCCTTGGGGTCGAGCAACTGCACGTTGCTGAGGTGGATGGTCGCTTCCTGCTCCACGAAGCCCCCGCGCGGGTTCTCCTGGGTGGGCTTCTGCGCCTTCTTGATGATGTTCACGTTCTTGATGAGCACGCGCTGGCGCTCGCGGTCGACGGCCATGACCTCGCCCTCGGAGCCCTTGTGCTTGCCGGCGATGACCCTGACGTTGTCGCCCTTCTTGATGCGCGACTTGGCCTGCGACATCACAGCACCTCCGGGGCGAGCGACACGATGCGCATGAACTTCTTCTCGCGCAGTTCGCGAGCGACGGGCCCGAAGACGCGCGTGCCGCGCGGCTCGTTCTGGGCGGTGAGGATGACGGCGGCGTTGCTGTCGAAGCGGATGGAGGAGCCGTCCTTGCGGTTCACTTCCTTCTTGGTGCGGACGATGACGGCCTTGACGACGTCGCCCTTCTTCACCGCCGCGTGCGGGATGGCGTCCTTGACGGCCGCCACGATCACGTCACCGACCGACCCGACCCACTGCTGGCCGGTGCCGAGGACGCGGATGCACTGGATGGTGCGCGCGCCCGAGTTGTCGGCGACGTCTAGGAAAGTCTCCTGCTGGATCATGTCAGTTCGCTCCCGCGGCCCTCAGGCGCGCGCCTTCTCCAGCAGGCGCGACACGACGAAGCGCTTGCGGCGGCTGATGGGGCGGCTGGCCTTGATCTCCACCAGGTCGCCGACCTGGTAGGCGTTCTCCTCGTCGTGCGCCAGGTAGCGCTTGGAGACGGTGACGACCTTGCCGTAGAGCGGGTGCTTGAAGCGCCGCTCCACGTTGACCGTCACGGTCTTGTCGGCCTTGTCGCTCACGACGCGGCCCTGCATGGTCTTGGTTACCTTCACCGTGTTCCCTCGGCCTTCTCCTTGGCGATGGTGAGCAGGCGGGCGATCTCACGCTTCGCCATCCGCGCCCTGCGCGGGTTGCTCGTGTGGCCGACCGCCGACTGGAGGCGCAGGTCGAAGAGCTCCTCGCGGCGCTTCTCCACCTCGGCGGCGATCTCGCCGGCGCTCATGTTCCTGACCTCATTGGGCTTCATCGTAGATCTCCCGCTTGACCATCTTCACCTTGATGGGGAGCTTGTGGCTGGCGAGGCGGAACGCCTCCTTGGCCTGCTCCTCGGTGACGTTGGCCACCTCGAACAGGACCCGGCCCGGCTTCACGACGCTGACCCAGTACTCCACCGCCCCCTTGCCCTTACCCATCCGCACTTCCTGCGGCTTCTTGGTGACGGGCTTGTCGGGGAAGATGCGAACGTAGATCTTACCACCGCGGCGGAAGTAACGGCTCATGGTGACGCGCACGGCCTCGATCTGGTTCGACTTGATCCAGGCCGGCTCGAGCGCCACCAGGCCGTAGTCGCCGAACGCGACGTAGTCGCCGCCCTTGGTGGCGCCGGTCATGCGACCGCGCATCTGCTTGCGGTACTTGACGCGCTTGGGTAGCAACATGGCTCAGCCACGCTCCTTACGGGCGCGCGGTCGCGCGTCGCGAGCTCCGGGCTTGCCGCCCGCGCCGTCGCGGCGCCTGGCGCCGGGGCGCCGCCGGCGCTTCTTGTCGTCGTCGACCTTCGGCCTGGGCAGGACGGCGGCCTTGCGCTGCTTGTCGCCCACGATCTCGCCATGGAAGACCCACGCCTTGACGCCGATGACGCCGTAGGTCGTGTTGGCGCGCGCGGTGCCGTAGTCGATGTCGGCGCGCAGCGTCTGCAGGGGCACGCGGCCGTCGGCGTACCACTCGGGGCGCGCCTGCTCGGCGCCGCCCAACCGGCCGGAGCAGCGGATCTTGACGCCGCGCGCGCCCGACTCCATCGTGCGCTGCACGGCCTGCTTCATGGCGCGGCGGAACGCGAAGCGGCGTTCGAGCTGCTCGGCGATGCGCTGCGCGATGAGCGCCGCGTTGGTGTTCGGGTTGGGGACCTCGGTGACGTTCACCCCGATGGTGCCGGGGATCTGCGCGCTCAGCTTGGTGCGCAGCGCCTTGATGGCCTCGCCCCCGCGACCGATGACCACGCCGGGCTTGGCCGTGTGGATGGTCACGTTGATGTTGTGCGCCGCGCGCTCGATGTCGATGCGGGCGATGCCGGAGTGGCCGACGTCCTTGTTGACGACCTTCCGGATGAGCTCGTCCTCTTGCAGGAGGCGCGGGTAGTCGGCCGGCGCGGCGTACCAGTGCGCGGACGGCTCCTTGTTCACGCCGAGCCTGAAGCCGACGGGGTTGATCTTATTTCCCACTACGTTCCTCCAGGGTGATCGAGATGCTGCAGGTGCGCTTGCGCATCAGGTCGGCCCGGCCGCGTGCGCGGGGCAGGAAGCGCTTGAGCGTTGGGCCCTCGTCGACCTCGATCGCCTTGACGAAGAGGCTGTCCTCGAACATGTCGTGGTTGTTGACGGCGTTGGCCTTGGCGCTCTTGAGCACCTTGAGCATCGGCAGCGCCGAACGCTTGTCGGTGAAGCGCAGGATGTCCTCCGCGGCGGTCACGTCCTTGCCGCGGATGAGGTCCGCCACGAGCCGCGTCTTGCGCGCGGTGATGCGCAGCTGGCGGAGGGAGGCCTTGGCTTGCTGCGCCACGGTCACTCCTTACGCGAGCCGGAGTGGCCGCGGAACGAGCGCGTGGGCGAGAACTCGCCCAGCTTGTGCCCGACCATGGTCTCCTGCACGAAGACGGGGACGTGTTGGCGCCCGTTGTAGACGCCGATCGTGTGGCCGACCATCTCGGGCACGACGGTGCTGCGGCGGCTCCAGGTCTTGATCACGCGCCGGTCGCCGGAGGCGTTGGCCGCGTCGATCTTCTTGAGGAGGTGGCCGTCGACGAACGGCCCCTTCTTTAGGCTGCGGGCCATGTTCAGCTCCCCTTCCGGCGCCGCACGATGAAGCGGCTGGAACCCTTGCGCTTGTCGCGGGTCTTCAACCCCTTGGCCTGCTGGCCCCAGGGGCTGACGGGCGGGCGTCCGCCCGTCGAGCGACCCTCGCCACCGCCGTGCGGGTGATCGACCGGGTTCATGGCGCGACCGCGCTGGTGCGGCTTGCGGCCCAGCCAGCGGGTGCGGCCGGCCTTGCCGATGACGACGTTCTTGTGCTCGCTGTTGCCCACGCCGCCGACGGTGGCGTAGCACTCGCCGTGCACCTTGCGGAGCTCGCCGGAGGGGAGGCGGAGCGTGACGTACGCGCCGTCGCGACCCTGGATCTGGATGCTGGTGCCGGCCGAGCGGGCGAGCTGCGCGCCCTTGCCCGGGAGGAGCTCGACGGCGTGCACGACCGCCCCGATGGGGATGAAGCGCAGCGGCATGGCGTTGCCGACGACCGGTTCGGACTCGGCGCCGCACACGACGACGCTGCCGACGCTCAACTTGTCGGGAGCGAGGATGTAGCGCTTCTCGCCGTCGCGGTAGTGCAGCAGGGCGATGTTGGCGCTCCGGTTCGGGTCGTACTCGATGGTGGCGACCTTGGCGGGCACGCCCTCCTTGTCCCGGCGCCGGAAGTCGACGACGCGGTAGCGGCGCTTGTGGCCGCCGCCACGGAAGCGCGTGGTGATGCGCCCGTGGTGGTTGCGACCACCCGACTTCTTGAGGGGCTTGACGAGCGACTTCTCGGGCGACTCGCGCGTGATCTCGGCGAAGTCGAGCGTGGTCATGCTGCGCCGGGAGGGGGTGTACGGCCTATAGCTCTTGGTTGACATCGGCTACCCGCCTCCTTAAGACAGGCCCTCGAGCTGCTCGATGCGCTGCCCGGCCTTGAGTGTGACGATGGCCTTCTTCCGCTCGGGGCGGCGGCCGGCGAAGCGGCCGAGGCGCTTGATCTTGCCCTGGACGTTGATCAGGTTGATCTTGACCACGTCGACCTTGAAGACCGTCTCGATGGCCTCGCGGATCTGGACGCGGTTGGCCTTCGGATGGACGTAGAAGGAGTACTTGCCGGCCTGGATGGCCTGGACGGCCTTCTCGCTGAGCACCGGCGCGAAGATGACGTCGTGCGGGTTCATGCCGACTCCTCCGCCCCGTCGAACAGCTTGGCGTCAGCGATGACGCGGTCGGCGCGCAGCACGTCGTAGACGTTGAGGCCCGCCGTGGCGAGCACGTCGATCCACGGCAGGTTGCGAGCGGCGCGGCGGGCGAGCTCGTCGTCGGTGACGAGCAGCACGCGCTCCTTGCCCTCGAAGCCGTGGGTCTTGGCCCAGGCGACGAACTCGCGCGTCTTGCCGTTGACCCCGAAGGAGTCGACGAGCGTGAGGCGGCCGTCGTGGGCGCGCGCGGCGATGGCCATCTGGAGGCCCAGGCGCCTGACGCGCTTGGGAAGGGTGTAGGCGTACGAGCGCGGCTGGGGGCCGAAGGCGGTGCCGCCCCCCACGAAGATGGGGGCCTTGCGGTCGCCGTGGCGGGCGCGGCCCGTGCCCTTCTGCGGGTAGATCTTGGCGGTGGAGCCCGACATCATGCCGCGCGTCTTCGTGGCGGCGGTGCCGCGGCGGCGCTTGGCGAGCTGCCAGCGTACGACCTCGTGCAGCACGGACTCCTTGGGTTCGGGCAGGTCGAGGGTGACCTTGCGCCCGCTGCCGATGACGTCGATCGTGACCGACATCAGCTCACCTTCCTCTTGGACTGGCGCACCTGCACGACGCCGCCGTTGGGTCCGGGGATGGAGCCCTTGAGCAGCAGCAGGTTGTCCTCCGGGCGCACCTCGACGACCTCGAGCCCCAACACCGTGACGGTCTCGCTGCCGTACTGCCCGGCCATGCGCTTGCCCTTGTAGACGCGGCCAGGGAACTTGCGTTGGCCGATCGAGCCGGGCGAGCGGTGCTTCTTCTTGACGCCGTGGCTGGCGGAGAGGCCGCGGAAGTTCCAGCGCTTCATCACGCCGGTGGTGCCTCGGCCCTTGGAGACTCCGGTGACGTCGACGGCCTCACCGGCCGCGAACACGTCTGCCTTGACCTCGTCGCCCTCCGGCGCGTAGTCGCGGAACTCCACCAGGTGGCGGTGTGGCGCCACGCCGGCGCGCTTGAAGTGGCCCGCCGCGGGCTTGTTCACCGCCTTGGCGGAGAGCTCGTGCCACCCGAGCTGCACCGCGGCGTAACCGTCGGTGGCGGGGGTCTTTCGTTGCACCAC is from Trueperaceae bacterium and encodes:
- the rplC gene encoding 50S ribosomal protein L3, translating into MKGILGTKVGMTQVWQGDRLVPVTVVLAGPCPVVQRKTPATDGYAAVQLGWHELSAKAVNKPAAGHFKRAGVAPHRHLVEFRDYAPEGDEVKADVFAAGEAVDVTGVSKGRGTTGVMKRWNFRGLSASHGVKKKHRSPGSIGQRKFPGRVYKGKRMAGQYGSETVTVLGLEVVEVRPEDNLLLLKGSIPGPNGGVVQVRQSKRKVS
- the rplD gene encoding 50S ribosomal protein L4 is translated as MSVTIDVIGSGRKVTLDLPEPKESVLHEVVRWQLAKRRRGTAATKTRGMMSGSTAKIYPQKGTGRARHGDRKAPIFVGGGTAFGPQPRSYAYTLPKRVRRLGLQMAIAARAHDGRLTLVDSFGVNGKTREFVAWAKTHGFEGKERVLLVTDDELARRAARNLPWIDVLATAGLNVYDVLRADRVIADAKLFDGAEESA